In Dyadobacter sp. NIV53, a single window of DNA contains:
- a CDS encoding RNA polymerase sigma factor: MEKVQVSDSELVTLYIHGNEKAFEKLVQRHKSRIYTTIYLIVKDQYVAEDLLQDTFIKAVDTIKGGRYNDEGKFLPWIIRIAHNLAIDYFRRDKRYPNVVFEDGSSVFNTLDFAEDSVESVQIRQETHEQLREMIQRLPDVQKQVLIMRHYEDMSFQEIADATGVSINTALGRMRYALINLRKQFNQRAPQYDKNFYLR; this comes from the coding sequence ATGGAGAAAGTCCAAGTTAGTGACAGTGAGTTGGTAACATTGTATATCCATGGTAATGAGAAAGCTTTTGAAAAGCTTGTTCAACGCCACAAATCAAGAATATACACCACTATTTATCTGATTGTCAAGGACCAGTATGTAGCCGAAGATTTATTACAGGACACATTTATTAAGGCCGTTGATACAATAAAGGGTGGTAGATATAATGATGAGGGAAAATTTCTGCCCTGGATTATACGGATCGCACACAACCTAGCCATTGATTATTTCAGACGCGATAAACGCTACCCCAATGTAGTGTTCGAAGATGGAAGCAGTGTATTTAATACATTGGATTTTGCGGAGGATTCCGTTGAATCAGTTCAGATTCGTCAGGAAACACATGAGCAGCTTAGGGAGATGATCCAAAGGTTGCCGGATGTACAGAAGCAAGTACTGATCATGCGCCATTACGAGGACATGAGTTTTCAGGAAATTGCTGATGCAACGGGTGTAAGTATTAATACGGCATTGGGAAGAATGCGTTACGCGTTGATAAACCTGCGTAAGCAATTTAACCAACGTGCCCCACAATATGACAAAAACTTTTACCTACGATGA
- the nth gene encoding endonuclease III, translating into MQRKERYRLLLDYFTNNFPEPETELHYRDPFELLVAVILSAQCTDKRVNIVTPPLFERFPDAKALALSNAEEVFTYIRSVSYPNNKSKHLIGMARMLVEDFDSEIPASVDELQKLPGVGRKTANVIASVIFNQPAMAVDTHVFRVSHRIGLVPSTATTPLAVEKMLMKHIPTALVPRAHHWLILHGRYVCVARTPKCPECNLKSFCAYYEKRIAI; encoded by the coding sequence ATGCAGAGAAAAGAGCGTTACCGTTTGCTACTCGATTATTTTACTAACAATTTTCCGGAACCCGAAACAGAACTTCATTACCGGGATCCATTTGAGCTACTGGTTGCGGTAATTTTATCGGCTCAATGTACCGATAAGCGTGTAAATATTGTAACACCTCCTCTTTTCGAACGTTTTCCTGATGCAAAAGCTCTTGCATTGTCGAACGCGGAGGAAGTATTTACGTACATTCGCTCTGTATCATATCCCAATAACAAAAGCAAACATCTGATTGGAATGGCCCGGATGTTGGTAGAAGATTTTGATTCGGAAATTCCTGCCTCTGTGGATGAATTGCAGAAGTTGCCGGGAGTAGGGCGAAAAACGGCTAATGTGATTGCCTCGGTTATTTTCAACCAGCCTGCTATGGCTGTCGACACACATGTGTTTCGGGTATCGCACCGGATTGGGCTTGTACCTTCCACAGCTACGACACCATTAGCAGTGGAAAAAATGCTGATGAAACATATACCAACCGCGTTGGTGCCCAGGGCGCATCACTGGCTCATATTACATGGCCGGTATGTATGTGTTGCACGTACTCCAAAGTGTCCCGAGTGCAATCTGAAGTCGTTTTGTGCGTATTATGAAAAAAGAATAGCAATTTAA
- a CDS encoding FKBP-type peptidyl-prolyl cis-trans isomerase gives MIRNYLKLSMLVAFVVGMVSCNKGFDNVDEQKIIENENAIEKYIADSNITVVRDTSGLYYKLTANPTGSRIAIGEEATIRYNAYLLNGTKVWTSVKDTVKNFKYPYYSGYLFVLPGMERMLTLMRTGDRATIFLPYYLGFGRAAGIPWGYSTNANIPDYSAIRVDMEFVGKRSEVQQIDDFIKAKELTVTLRTTDNLVIVKTTAVATGDTLGTGKTVNVKYAGKLLDGTVFDPGAKPLSFVTGPNSGLITGFDRAIRKLKVGEKATIILPSALGYTNRGKINSGGTDFVIRPYQPITFDVEVL, from the coding sequence ATGATTCGTAATTATTTGAAATTAAGCATGCTGGTCGCATTCGTGGTTGGAATGGTATCCTGTAATAAAGGATTTGACAATGTGGATGAACAGAAGATTATTGAAAATGAAAATGCTATTGAAAAATATATTGCCGATAGTAACATAACAGTTGTAAGAGATACATCAGGTTTATATTATAAACTTACTGCTAATCCTACGGGCTCAAGAATTGCCATCGGAGAAGAAGCTACTATCAGGTACAATGCGTATTTGTTAAATGGAACCAAAGTTTGGACTTCTGTGAAAGACACCGTTAAAAACTTTAAGTATCCATATTATTCAGGATATCTTTTTGTTTTACCGGGTATGGAGCGTATGCTAACATTGATGCGCACAGGTGACAGGGCTACGATTTTTCTGCCATATTATTTAGGTTTTGGACGTGCCGCTGGTATTCCCTGGGGATACTCTACCAATGCAAATATTCCTGATTATTCAGCGATACGGGTTGATATGGAGTTTGTTGGCAAGCGCAGCGAGGTACAGCAAATAGATGATTTTATTAAAGCAAAAGAATTGACCGTAACACTAAGAACTACTGATAACCTGGTTATCGTAAAGACTACCGCAGTAGCAACCGGAGATACGCTTGGTACTGGTAAAACAGTTAACGTAAAGTACGCAGGTAAATTACTGGATGGAACTGTCTTTGATCCTGGGGCAAAACCTTTATCATTTGTTACCGGCCCTAACAGTGGCCTTATTACTGGTTTCGACCGCGCAATACGCAAATTGAAAGTTGGCGAAAAAGCAACAATTATTTTACCATCTGCCTTAGGATATACTAACCGAGGAAAAATTAACTCCGGAGGAACTGATTTTGTCATCAGGCCTTATCAGCCGATAACATTTGATGTAGAGGTTTTGTAA
- a CDS encoding NeuD/PglB/VioB family sugar acetyltransferase has product MLIYGAGGHAKVIISCFNANGEFVKAIFDDDLSKTELSEIAVAGNYDPELFHDEPLIIAIGNNKIRRTIAQKIWHQFGIAVHPTAIADKSAVIGEGTVVLQGSILQADTVIGRHVIINTRVIVEHECKIADFVHLAPGVTLCGNVNIGENTLIGAGSIVVPNISIGSNCLIAAGSVITHNIPDGAIVRGNPGRIIKVKENSIIENKIWLSSPHQSGSEMKYILEAFDTNWLAPIGPNIDLFEKELGTYTNCDHVAALSSGTAALHLALIMLDVKRDDIVLCQSLTFAASANPITYLGAKPVFIDSEINTWNICPDALEEALKYYTRKGKKPKAVIGVHLYGIPCQLEEILYLCQKYEIPFVEDAAEALGSTYKGKKLGSWGDMGVLSFNGNKVITTSGGGALLSNNESFITKARFLATQARDNAAHYEHSQIGYNYRLSNVCAGIGRGQLEVIEKRVKQRRANFEFYKERLQNLPGLSFQNELPESFSNRWLTAMSIDPSLSDGVNREQIRIHLQQQNIESRPVWKPMHMQPVFKNTPYFGGRMAENIFENGLCLPSGSNLSTQDLSRICDSIEAGFNKS; this is encoded by the coding sequence ATGCTTATTTACGGTGCCGGCGGACATGCCAAAGTGATTATCAGCTGTTTTAATGCTAATGGTGAATTTGTAAAAGCAATTTTTGATGATGATTTGTCCAAAACTGAACTATCGGAAATAGCTGTTGCAGGAAACTACGATCCGGAATTATTTCATGATGAGCCACTCATTATTGCAATCGGGAACAATAAAATACGGCGCACAATTGCTCAAAAAATATGGCATCAATTTGGAATTGCAGTACATCCAACTGCTATTGCTGATAAAAGTGCCGTTATCGGAGAAGGTACAGTAGTTCTACAAGGAAGCATTCTGCAGGCGGATACTGTCATCGGCAGACATGTAATTATCAATACGCGTGTAATTGTTGAACACGAGTGTAAAATCGCTGATTTCGTACATCTTGCACCGGGAGTTACTTTGTGCGGAAACGTAAACATTGGCGAAAATACTTTAATTGGTGCCGGTTCTATTGTGGTTCCCAATATCAGCATAGGAAGTAATTGTTTAATTGCAGCCGGCAGTGTGATTACGCATAATATTCCCGATGGAGCCATTGTCAGGGGTAATCCGGGGCGAATTATCAAAGTCAAAGAAAATTCCATAATTGAAAACAAAATCTGGCTTTCTTCCCCTCATCAGAGTGGCAGCGAAATGAAATATATCCTGGAAGCTTTTGATACAAACTGGCTGGCTCCCATCGGACCTAATATTGACCTATTTGAAAAGGAACTCGGTACATACACGAATTGTGATCATGTAGCTGCTTTGTCTTCCGGTACAGCAGCTCTGCATCTGGCATTAATTATGCTTGATGTAAAAAGAGATGATATTGTACTTTGCCAATCATTAACATTTGCTGCAAGTGCCAATCCTATTACTTATCTGGGTGCAAAGCCGGTATTTATTGATAGTGAAATAAACACCTGGAATATCTGTCCTGATGCATTGGAAGAAGCTTTAAAATATTATACCCGAAAAGGCAAAAAACCAAAAGCAGTAATTGGTGTTCACTTGTATGGAATACCTTGCCAATTAGAAGAAATTTTATATTTATGCCAAAAATATGAGATTCCGTTTGTTGAAGATGCTGCTGAAGCATTAGGCTCAACTTATAAAGGCAAAAAACTGGGCAGCTGGGGAGATATGGGTGTTTTGTCTTTTAACGGAAATAAAGTTATTACTACTTCGGGAGGCGGAGCTTTGCTTTCAAATAATGAATCGTTTATAACAAAAGCCAGATTCTTAGCAACTCAGGCCCGTGACAATGCTGCTCATTACGAACACTCACAAATCGGTTATAATTACCGGTTAAGCAATGTTTGTGCAGGAATTGGAAGAGGACAACTGGAAGTAATTGAAAAAAGGGTAAAGCAACGCAGGGCCAATTTTGAATTTTATAAGGAAAGATTACAAAACTTACCCGGCCTGTCTTTCCAGAATGAACTTCCGGAATCATTCTCTAACCGTTGGTTAACAGCAATGAGTATTGATCCTTCTTTATCCGATGGGGTCAACAGAGAACAAATCCGGATTCATTTACAGCAGCAAAATATTGAATCCAGGCCGGTTTGGAAACCAATGCACATGCAGCCTGTTTTTAAAAATACACCTTATTTTGGTGGTAGAATGGCCGAAAATATTTTTGAAAATGGGCTTTGTCTGCCATCAGGATCAAATTTATCAACACAGGATTTATCAAGAATATGTGATAGTATAGAAGCAGGATTTAATAAATCCTAA
- a CDS encoding sugar transferase, with amino-acid sequence MYKHSGKRILDLIIAGTGLIILSPLFLFVTILLWFLNNRKPFFSQPRPGLNGVTFTLNKFRTMKSLKDSNGNLLPDEQRITRFGNWLRRTSMDEIPQLWNVLKGDMSIIGPRPLLIEYLPLYNFTQQQRHKVKPGITGWAQINGRNAISWTRKFEYDVWYVQNLSFWLDVKILFLTALKLFGKTSTDETIPAKKFAG; translated from the coding sequence ATGTATAAGCATTCAGGAAAAAGAATTTTAGATCTTATAATAGCGGGAACCGGATTAATTATCCTGTCTCCGCTTTTTCTTTTTGTTACAATTCTGTTATGGTTTCTGAACAATAGAAAACCTTTTTTTTCACAGCCTCGTCCCGGCCTCAATGGAGTTACTTTTACGTTGAACAAATTCAGGACCATGAAGAGTCTGAAAGATTCGAATGGCAATTTGCTTCCTGACGAACAAAGGATTACAAGATTTGGAAACTGGTTACGGCGCACTTCAATGGATGAAATACCTCAGCTCTGGAATGTACTTAAAGGAGATATGAGTATAATTGGCCCAAGGCCATTATTAATTGAATATTTACCACTTTATAATTTCACCCAGCAACAGCGGCATAAAGTAAAACCAGGGATAACCGGCTGGGCTCAGATTAACGGCAGAAATGCCATTTCCTGGACAAGAAAATTTGAATATGATGTTTGGTACGTGCAGAATCTTTCCTTCTGGCTGGATGTGAAAATTCTTTTCCTGACAGCGTTGAAATTATTTGGCAAAACCAGCACAGATGAAACTATTCCTGCAAAAAAATTTGCTGGCTAA